The following is a genomic window from Microbispora sp. ZYX-F-249.
CTCGCGGTTCACCGCGATCACTCCGCCGTACGCGGAGACCGGGTCGCACTCGTGCGCCTTGCGGTGCGCCTCGGCCACGTCGGCGCCCACCGCGATGCCGCAGGGGTTGGCGTGCTTGATGATGGCCACGCACGGCTCGTCGAAGTCCCAGGCGGCCCGCCAGGCCGCGTCGGCGTCGACGTAGTTGTTGTAGGACATCTCCTTGCCGTGCAGCTGCTCGGCGTTGGCCAGGCCGTCCTCGCCGCCGGTGTAGAGGGCCGCTCCCTGGTGCGGGTTCTCGCCGTACCGCAGCGCTGCCTTGCGCTTCCACGCCGCGCCCATGAAGGACGGCCAGTCGCCCTCGGGCGCGTACACGTTGGCGAACCAGGACGCGACCGCGACGTCGTAGGCGGCGGTGTGGGCGTACGCCGTGGCGGCCAGCCTCCTGCGCTCGGTCAGCGTGAAGCCGCCCTCGGCGACCGCGGCCAGGACCTCGCCGTACGCCGCGGGGTCGACGACCACGGCCACCGTGCCGTGGTTCTTGGCGGCGGCGCGGATCATCGCGGGCCCGCCGATGTCGATCTGCTCGACGCACTCGGCGTCGGAGGCGCCGGAGGCGACCGTGGCGGCGAAGGGATACAGGTTCACCACCGCGAGCTGGAACGCCTCGATCTCCAGCTCCTCCAGTTGCTTGACGTGGGCGGGGTTGTCGCCGTCGGCGAGCAGCCCGGCGTGGACCCGCGGGTGGAGGGTCTTGACCCGTCCGTCCAGGCACTCGGGGAATCCGGTGAGCGACTCCACCTTCGTGACCGGCACGCCGTAGGAGGCGATCGCGGCGGCGGTGCCGCCGGTCGACACGATCTCCACGCCCGCGGCCTCGAGCCCCCGCGCCAGGTCTTCGAGACCCGTCTTGTCGTAAACGGTGATCAGCGCACGGCGGATGGCGATGCGGGTCACTTCGTCGTCCTTCCTGGTGTCGGGCCGTGTCCGGCCTCTCCTGCGACTCGCCCCGGCCCGAGGCGGACGGTCCGCCCGGTCAGGGTCCAGCCCTCACGGGCCATGCGGCCCACCGTCTCGACGAGGAGGCCGCGCTCGACGCCCTTGATGCGCTCGTGCAGCGACTCCTCGTCGTCCCCCTCCCGTACGGCCACCGCCTCCTGGGCGATCACCGGGCCGGTGTCCACGCCCGCGTCGACGAGGTGGACCGTGCAGCCGGTGACGCGGACGCCGTACGCGAGGGCGTCGCGCACCGCGTGCGCGCCGGGGAAGGCGGGAAGCAGCGCCGGGTGGGTGTTGACGACCGGGAACGCGCCGAGCACGCGAGGACCGAGGATCTTCATGAACCCGGCGGAGACCACCAGGTCGGGCTTGTGCTCGGCGATGCGCTCGGCCAGACTCTCGTCCCACTTCTCCCGGTCGGGGTGGTCGCCCACCCTCTCGACGAACGTGGGGACGCCGGCACGCTCGGCCCGGATCAGGCCCTCGATGCCGGTACGGTCGGCCCCGACGGCCACGACGGTCGCGCCGAACGCGTGGTCTGTGGCCGCATCCAGCAACGCTTGCAGGTTGGTCCCCGAACCCGAGACGAGGACGACGAGCCGGAACGACAGGGCGGAACTCCTTCGTGAGCTGCCTTCGTTTTGCAGGTGATTGCCGGGAGATGGTTCCTTAGAGAGTGGTCGAGCGTGGAGGGCCGTCCCTCAACGCAGCTAAAGCGTATCGGGCGCCGGCCATCACGACTGACGACGGGCTATGCGGAACGCGAGGCGAGGAGACCGTGACTACACCCCTAAAGACGCCGGCCCCTGCGACCGGAGGACGCAGGGCTCTCGTCCTCGCCCTCATGGCGCTGGTGTTCACCCTGATGCTGCCGGCCGCCGGGCTGGCGCTGTCCATCTTCGCGATCGTCATCGCGATCCACGACCTGCGTCTGCTGAACCGTGAACGACGCGGGATCGGCATGGCGACCGGAGCCGTCGTGCTCTCGTCACTCGCGTTCGTCCTGGGGCTGGTGACGACGGGATTCCAGCTCTACTTCTCCGACGAGCTCAACGCCTACACCGAGTGCCGCAAGGGTGCGGGGACGGTGACCGCCCAGCAGGAGTGCTCCGACCAGCTCATGCGGGCGTTCGAGCGCAAGCTCGGGGTGGCCTGGCCCGCCGGCGTCCCCGCCCCCGCCTGAGACGCCTGCCCGCTGCGGCGTGCCGGGCGCGCCCTTCCCTCCGCCGCGTCCCGGGGACACGTTGTCCGGCCCCGCCGTCGGCGAGGTCGTCCTCGCCGCGTCCGTCGCCGAGTGGCCGGGGGAGGGATCAGTCGCGGTCCCAGGCGTAGGGATCGACGTAGATAACGTGACCCCCGCGGTCGTCGGTCTCGTCGACGATGTCCTTGCGCGGCTCCGGCGGAGGACTCGCCGCGGGCTTGCGCGGCGCGCCGGGATCACGGGAGGTGCCCCCGGGCCGCCGCGCGCTCATGTCGTCGAACGTCTCGGCCGCCGCGGCGGCGTGCTCGTCGGTCCAGTCGTCCCTGATCACCGGGATCGGCTGCGTATCCGCCTCGGTGGCGTCCAGCCAGTGGCCCGGCAGGTGGGCGCCGCGGGCGGGCCGCACCCGGCCGGCCGCCTTGGCGATCACGGCGCCGGCCTTCCGCACCGGCTCGGGCGGGGTGGCCGGCCTCCGGGAGATCAGCCACCAGTTGGCGATGCCGGCCGAGATGCCGGCGGCCACGCCGACCTCGAGCGCGACCGACAGCGCCACCTCCCAGGGAGACGGCCCTACTGCGGCCAGGCCCGCCCCGCCGAGCGGGCCGCCCGACAGCGCGGCGAGCGTCCCGGCGACGAGGCCGGTGGTGACGCCGCAGACGAACCCCCACAGGGGCGCGGCCTCGAACGACGGGGTCGGCGCGACACGGGCCGTCACCACGCCGGCGACGGCCCCGGCCGCGAACGGCACCGCGATCACGCCCATGACCCAGGCGGGCGCCGCGCCGGACGACGGCAGGGCGCCCAGCAGCGGCAGCATGGGCACCGCGCTCAGCTTGACCCCGGTGGGCGCGACCAGCGTTCCGGCGCCCACCGCGAAACCCGGCCCCGAGATGTAGGCCATGCCCCAGATCACCGCGTTGAAGAAGTAGAGGACCTCCAGGAGCAGGAGCAGCAGGCCGCCGACCACTCCGGGGCTGAGGACCTCCGACATCTGCTCGATCCTGGCGAAGTTGACCACCACGGCCCCGAGGACCAGCACGGCCCCGGCCAGGAGCATCACCGAGATCGCGACGGCCGTGCCGGAGACGAGCGACCGTGGCCGCTCGGGCAGCAGGCGCAGCATCGACCGCCACGGCCCGATCGTGCGGGCGGTGGCCACGGAGCCGGTGACGAAGGCCAGCAGCAGGTGGCTGACCAGCGCCTCCCCCAGGAACGGCCGCATGATCTCGTTGCCGGAGACCAGGGCGATCACCCCGGCGAGCAGCGCGTACGGCGCGGCCAGCGAGATGCCGGCCTGGGCGATGAGCACGAGCTGGGCGCGGCGGCGGGCGTTCTCGACGTCGCGGGGCGTGCCCTTGGGCAGCCGGGCCGGCATCCGCAGCCGCAGGTCGGCGTCGCGCGCCATCCACAGGCCGGCCCGGTAGAGCAGCGCCCCGGGCAGGATCATCAGCCCGATGGGCAGCAGGCCCACCCGGCCACCGGGGATCGCGAAACCGGCGTGGTGAGCGGCGAGCCAGAGCTGGCAGGCCGTACGGAAGACGCCGGGCAGGCCCTCGCCGAACGGCCCGCGAGGCGCGGCCATCCAGCCGATGAGCGTGACCGTGGTGAGCACGGCGAGGCCGACGCCGAGCGTCCCGACCGCTGCCAGCATGCCGGAGACGGGGAGCGGACGGCGGGTCTCCTCGTCGTCGCCGCCCCGGCCGAGCACGGCACGGGGAGCGGTCCTGAATTGATCGAGAAGGCCCGTCACGCTACCGCATCATCCCAGCCCCGCCGCTCTCCTCCACGACGCCACGCCGAGGAGTACGCAATCCGGACGCATCGGCGCGCGTAGCGGCAGGGGCCGGAGACGACCGCGACCTTGCACTCGCACCGCCGGAGCGGTGGGAGTGCAAGGGAGTCGACCAAGGTCGCGGACGACAGCCGGACGTGTGCGCGGTCAGCGGCTGGACATGATCTCGCGCATCAGGCGGGCGGTCTCGCTGGGCGTGCGGCCGACGCGGACGCCGACCTTCTCCAGGGCCTCCTTCTTGGCCTGGGCGGTGCCGGCGGAGCCGGACACGATCGCGCCGGCGTGGCCCATGGTCTTGCCCTCGGGCGCGGTGAACCCGGCCACGTAGGCGACGACCGGCTTGGTCACGTGCTCGTCGATGTAGGCCGCCGCGCGCTCCTCGGCGTCGCCGCCGATCTCGCCGATCATCACGATCGCGTCGGTCTCCGGGTCCTCCTGGAACGCCTGGAGGGCGTCGATGTGCGTCGTGCCGATGACCGGGTCGCCGCCGATGCCGACGCAGGTGGAGAAGCCGATGTCGCGCAGCTCGTACATGAGCTGGTAGGTCAGCGTGCCCGACTTCGACACCAGGCCGACGCGGCCCTTGGTGGTGATGTCGGCCGGAATGATGCCCGCGTTGGACACGCCGGGCGAGGCGATGCCGGGGCAGTTCGGGCCGATGATGCGGGTCTTGTTGCCCTTGGAGACGGCGTACGCCCAGAACTCGGTCGTGTCGTGGACCGGCACGCCCTCGGTGATGACCACGCACAGCGGGATCTCGGCGTCGATGGCCTCGCGGACGGCGGCCTTGGTGGCGGCCGGGGGCACGAAGACGACGGACACGTCGGCGCCCGTCTGCTCCATGGCCTCCTTGACCGTGCCGAAGACCGGCAGGCCCTCGTGCGTGATGCCGGCCTTGCGGGCGTTCACGCCGCCCACGACCTTGACGCCGGCGGCGAGCATGCGGCGGGTGTGCTTGGTGCCCTCACCACCGGTCATGCCCTGAACGATGATCTTGCTGTTCTCGGTGAGCCAGATAGCCATTACGCACCTACCGCGGCGAGCTGTGCGGCGCGCTTGGCCGCTTCGTCCATGGTGTCGACCAGCTCGACCCGCGGCAGCGCGGCGTCGGCCAGGATCTGCCGCCCGAGGGCGGCGTTGTTGCCGTCCAGGCGGACGACCAGCGGGTGGGTCACTTCCTCGCCCCGGCTCTGCAGGAGCTCGAAGGCCGAGACGATGCCGTTGGCGACCGCGTCGCAGGCGGTGATGCCGCCGAAGACGTTCACGAAGACCGACTTCACCGACGGGTCGGACAAGATGATCTCCAGGCCGTTCGCCATGACCTCGGCCGAGGCGCCGCCGCCGATGTCGAGGAAGTTGGCCGGCTTGGGCTGTCCGGGGAACTCCTCCCCCGCGTACGCCACGACGTCGAGCGTGGACATGACCAGGCCCGCGCCGTTGCCGATGATGCCGACGTTGCCGTCCAGCTTGACGTAGTTGAGGTGCTTCTCCTTGGCCCGGGCCTCCAGCGGGTCCTCCGCGGCCTTGTCGACGTACGCGACGTGCTCCGCCTGGCGGAAGTTCGCGTTGTCGTCGAGGGTGACCTTGCCGTCGAGCGCCTTCACCTGGCCGTCGGCCGACAGGATCATCGGGTTGACCTCGACGAGCGAGGCGTCCTCGTCGACGAAAACCGCCCAGAGCTTCTCGATCAGCTCGGCGGCGCCGTCCAGCGCCTGCTGCGGCAGGCCGCCGGCCACCGCGATCTCGCGGGCCTTGGCGCGGTCGACGCCCGTCAGCGGGCTGACCGGCACCTTCGCCACCTTCTCCGGCGCGGTGTGCGCGACCTCCTCGATGTCCATGCCGCCCGAGGCGGAGCAGATGGCGAGGAAGGTGCGGTTGGCGCGGTCGAGGAGGAAGGAGAAGTAGTACTCCTCCGCGATCTGGCTGGCCTCCTCGATCAGGACCTTGTGGACCGTGTGGCCCTTGATGTCCATGCCGAGGATCTGCGCCGCCTTCGCCTGCGCGTCGGCGGCGTCGTCGGCCACCTTCACGCCGCCGGCCTTGCCGCGCCCGCCGGTCTTGACCTGGGCCTTGACGACAACGCGTCCGGTGAGCTGCTCGGCAGCCGCCCGCGCCTCCTCCGCGGTGTGCGCGACGATTCCGCGCGGCACCGGGATGCCGTACTCCGCGAAGAGCTCCTTCGCCTGATGTTCGAACAGGTCCACGAGGGTCCGTCCCTTTTGATGTCCGAGGCCGGGCGCCGTCGTCCCGCCCGGCGTTTCCGCGCATGAAGCCTAGTCCCCGTGACGGCGTGACCACGTCATCGGGTCCCACTGGAGCCTTGCCAACAACCCTCAAGTACGGCAAGGTTGGGCAAAATGCCTAAACGGTGGCTGGAACCGCCGAACGGACCCATTCCACAATCTCCTGCGTCGTGGACCCGGGTGTGAAGATCCGCGCAACGCCCATCGTGGTCAGTTCCGGGATGTCGGCATCGGGAATGATTCCGCCGCCGAACACCACGATGTCCTCGGCCCCCTCCTCGCGCAGCACCTCGAAGAGCCGGGCGAACAGCGTCATGTGGGCGCCGGACAGGATGGACAGCCCGATGGCCGCCGCGTCCTCCTGGATCGCCGTACGGACGATCTGCTCCGGGGTCTGGTGCAGCCCCGTGTAGATGACTTCCATGCCCGCGTCGCGCAGCGCCCGCGCCACCACCTTCACCCCGCGGTCGTGCCCGTCGAGCCCCGGCTTCGCGACGACGACCCGAATCCTGCCTGCCATGAAGACCTCCCGCAGATGGTGCCCGCTGCCCGAAGCGTAACCGCCGCGCGCCGCCTCCCCGTGGAACGGCCCCCGTCTCCGGAGCCGGTCAGCCGCCTCCCGGACGCTCCCGGAGCAGCGCGCGCAGGCCGTCCACGAGCCCCTGCCTCTCCTGCGGGGTCATCGTGCGCACGGCCGCCGTGAGCGGGTCGTCGCGGCCGGCGTCGTCGCGGCCCTCGCCGCCGGCGGCGGCACGCCCCGCCTCGGTGACCCGCACGTAGACGCGCCGCCGGTCACGCTGGTCGCGCGTCCGCGCGACCAGCCCCCGGGTCTCGACGCGGTCGAGGAGTTCGGTGGTCGCGGCCCGCGACAGGCGCAGCCGCCCCGCCAGGTCGCCCACGGTGAGCGGCCCGTACGACACCAGGTGACGCAGGACCGACACCATCCGGGCGGTCAGGTCACGGCCCGGAAGCAGGCGACCGGACGTGCGCAGACGCCGGTGGACGGCGGGGTAGAGCCGGGATATCTCCTCGACCGCCGTGTTCTCCTCCATGGTGTCCTTTCGCTACGAACATTTCGCGGCGAAATAATAATCAGCCCGCATACCGGCCCACTAGCTGAAAACTCACAGGAAATGTGGATTTTCGTAACTCTTTTGTGATCACGAGCCGCGAAGATTTCCGGGCTGCCCTCTCGATCTTGAGGGCACTTACGGGAGGAATCACTTTGAAGCGAGCAATCATGGCGCTGGCGTGCGCCGCGACGGCCGCCCTCGTGGCGCCCGCCGTCGCCGCCCCCGCGCAGGCTCAGACCTCGGCGCAGGCGCCGACCCCCGCCGCAGACCCGGTCGCGGCGCTCCGCAAGCAGTTCGTCGCCGGACACGGCGTGCGGTACGTCTCCACGAGCACGATGAGCGTCCTCGGCATCCCGGCCATCAAGGTCACCTCGAACGGCGGCTACGCCTTCGGCCGGTCCGGCATCGCCGCGGCCGACAGCACGCAGAAGGTCAAGTACAGCGACCTGCTGAAGGACGAGGACGAGGACCTGAAGGGCGCGGAGGACCCCGTCCGCACGGTCGTCATCGGCAGGACCGCCTACTACTCCGGCGGCATCTACGCGGACCTGCTCCCGGAGGGCAAGACCTGGCTGCGGGTGCCCGGTGTGCGGCTGGACCCCACGCTGAGCGGGGGCGGGTACTTCAACGCCGCGGACTGGCGCAGCCTCAAGACGGTCCTCGCGACCACCAAGGCCAAGGGGCCGGGCGGCAGCGTCAACGGCGCGAAGACCACGCTCTACCGCGGCACCATCACCCTGGGGCAGCTGATGAAGGTCAGCCCGGGCCTGAAGTACGGCCTCGCCGGCCTGGGGACCAACCCCTCCAAGACCGTGGTGTCCTGGAAGCTGTGGGTCGGCTCCGACCAGCTCGTCCGCCGCGTCTCGGCCACCGCCGACCTGAAGGCGAAGACCGAGGGCAAGTCCGTCACCTTCACCCTGTCCGACGTCACCACGTTCGCCGGTTGGGGCAAGAAGGTCACGGTCAAGGCGCCGCCGAGGAGCCAGGTGGCCAACCTGAGCGACCTCGACAGCGAGCTGCCGGACACGCAGGGCCCGGTCATCCTGCCCAACTGATCCGCACGATCGGGCACGGGTGACCGCCGCGCGGACCGACCCCCGCGAGGCGAAGGTCAGAGGCGGCCGGTCCCGGGTGATGACACAGTGATCACACCCGGGGCCGGCCGTTCCGTTTCCGCCCCGCCGCCCACGTCTTCCGGGCGGCGACCGCCGGCGACGCGTCCACCGGTCAGGCGGCGACCGCCGGGGACTCCGGCAGCGCCCGCGGCGAGCGCGGAAAACAGGTCAGCGCATGATCAGAGCTTGTCGATCGGGGCGTAGGCGAGCAGCAGGGTCTTCTCGCCCTCGCTACCGAAATCGATCTTCACGCGCGTCTTCTCGGCCTGGCCGTCCACCGCCACCACCGTGCCGAGCCCGAAGGTGTCGTGGGTGACCCGGTCGCCCGGCGACAGGTTCGGCACCTGCCGGCCGCCGGTCTTCTGCGCGGGAGCCGTACGGGCGGCCGGGCGGGAGGTCGCGGCGGACCAGGCGGTCTTGCCCGGGTCGCCGCGCCAGTCGACCAGGTCGCCCGGCACCTCCGACAGGAAGCGCGAGGCGGGGTTGAACGACGGCGCGCCCCACGCCGAGCGGACCGCGGACCTCGACAGGTAGAGCCGCTGCTTGGCCCGGGTGATGCCGACGTACGCCAGCCTGCGCTCCTCCTCCAGCTCCTTCGGGTCGTTCAGCGAGCGCATGTGCGGGAAGACCCCGTCCTCCATGCCCGTGAGGAACACCACGGGGAACTCCAGGCCCTTGGCGGTGTGCAGGGTCATCAGCGTGACCACCCCGCCGTGGTCGTCGCCGTCGGGGATCTGGTCGGCGTCGGCGACCAGCGAGACCTGCTCCAGGAAGTCGACGAGCGTGCCCTCCGGGTTGGCCTCCTCGAACTCGGCGGCCACCGAGATCAGCTCGTTGAGGTTCTCCAGCCGGCTCTCGTCCTGCGGGTCGCCCGAGGTCTCCAGCTCCGTCCGGTAGCCGGTGGCGCTCAGCACCTCCTCCGCCAGGTCCGACAGCGGAAGCTCCTTGGCGCGCAGCTCGTCCAGCAGGGTGACGAAGTCGCGGATCGCGTTGAGCGAGCGGGTGGCCACCCCCGGCGCCTCGTCGGCCCGGCGCAGCGCCTCCCAGAAGCCGATGCGCTCGCGGTTGGCGAACGCCTCCACCATCGCCTCGGCGCGGTCGCCGATGCCGCGCTTGGGCACGTTGAGGATGCGCCGCAGCGACACCGTGTCGTTCGGGTTGGCCAGGACCCGCAGGTAGGCGAGCAGGTCCTTGACCTCCTTGCGCTCGTAGAACCGCACCCCGCCCACGACCTTGTACGGCAGGCCGGTGCGGATGAAGATCTCCTCGAACACCCGGGACGCGGCGTTGGTGCGGTAGAAGATCGCCACGTCGCCGGGGGTGACCCCGTGGTCGTCGCTCAGCCGGTCGACCTCCTGCGCGACGAACATGGCCTCGTCGTGCTCGTTGTCGGCGACGTATCCGATGATCTTCGGCCCCGCGCCCTGGTCGGACCACAGGTTCTTCGGCTTGCGGCCCTCGTTGCGGGAGATGACCGAGTTGGCGGCGTTCAGGATCGTCTGCGTGGAGCGGTAGTTCTGCTCCAGCAGGATCGTCCGCGCGTCCGGGTAGTCGCGCTCGAACTCCAGGATGTTGCGGATCGTCGCACCGCGGAAGGCGTAGATCGACTGATCGGCGTCGCCGACGACCACCAGCTCCGAGGGCTCGACGCCCTCCCGCACCACGTCGCCGTCGGCGGTGCGCACCTCGGGCCGCCCGACCAGCTCGCGGATCAGCATGTACTGCGCGTGGTTGGTGTCCTGGTACTCGTCGACCATCACGTGCCGGAACCGCCGCCGGTAGTGCTCGGCCACCTCGGGGAAGAGCTGGAACAGCGTGACCGTCAGCATGATCAGGTCGTCGAAGTCCATCGCGCCGGCCTCGGTGAGCCGCCGCTGGTAGGTGCGGTACGCCTCCGCGAGCGTGCGCTCCAGATGGGTCGAGGCCCGGTCGGCCGCCGTCTCGTAGTCGATCAGCTCGTTCTTGAAGTTGCTGACCTGCGCGGAGAAGGAGCGCGGCGGGTAGCGCTTGGGGTCGAGGTCGAGCTCGCGGCACACCATCGCCATGAGCCGCTGGGAGTCGGCCTGGTCGTAGATCGAGAAGCTGGAGGTGAAGCCCAGCCGCTTCGCCTCGCGCCGCAGGATCCGCACGCAGGCGCTGTGGAACGTCATGACCCACATGGCCCTGGACCGCGGCCCGACGAGCTTGTCGACCCGCTCCTTCATCTCGCGGGCGGCCTTGTTGGTGAAGGTGATCGCGAGGATCTCCCCCGGCTGGACGCCGCGCTCCGCCAGCAGGTACGCGACGCGGTGCGTCAGCACCCTGGTCTTCCCGGAGCCGGCCCCGGCGACGATCAGCAGCGGACTGCCCTGGTGGGTGACGGCGTCCCGCTGCTGCGGGTTGAGGCCGTCGAGCAATGGATGAGTGGCGGCTCGGGTGGACACCCTCCTTAGGTTATGGCCGCGCACCGACATCCGGGGCCCACTCGCCCGGCAAGTCACGTTTAAGGTGATGTGCCACACCATGAGGAGGCTGCTCGTGCTGGACGAGGCGGAAATCAAGAAGGTCCTGGTGGTCGTCGCGCACCCCGACGACATCGACTTCGGTGGCGCGGGAACGGTCGCCAGACTGACCGACTCCGGCGCGGAGGTCGTGTACTGCCTGGTCACGGATGGCGACGCGGGCGGATTCGACCGGGCGGTGGACAACGGCGGCATGGCGGCGCTGCGCCGCGCCGAGCAGACCGCCGCGGCCAAGTGCGTGGGCGTCGGCGACCTGCGCTTCCTGGGCTACCAGGACGGCACGGTCGAGCAGACGCTCGGTCTGCGGCGGGACATCACCCGGGTGATCCGCCAGGTGCGGCCCGACCTGGTCGTCACCTCGAGCCCCGACCGGAACTACGAACGGCTCGGCCCCAGCCATCCCGACCACCGCGCGGTCGGCGGCGCCACCCTCGACGCGGTCTACCCCGACGCGCGCAACCCGTACGCCTTCCCCGAACTGCTGGCCGACGAGGGGCTCGAGGCCTGGACCGTCCGCGAGGTGTGGCTCACCGGCGGGATGACCGTCAACCACTACGTCGACGTCACCTCCACCGTGGACCGCAAAATCGCGGCGCTGCGCGCGCACGAGAGCCAGACCGCGCACATCCCCGACCTCGACGGCATGGTCAAGGGCTGGCTCGCCGGCCACGCCGCCGCCGCGGGCCTCCCCGAGGGCTCGTACGCGGAGGCGTTCCAGCGGGTCGTCACCGCCTGAACACCCTCACCCCGGCGCCCCGCGTCCACCCGGGGGTGGAGATCGGCCGCTTTTCCGGTCCTGCCCGCCCTGCTCTCCACCCCCGCTTTCCACCCCCGCTTTCCACCCTGGCGCCGATCCGCTCCGCGGCCGCTCTTCCTACCGTCTTACGCATGCAGACAGCCCAGATCATCGTCATCGCCCTCGCCGCGGTCGCCCTCGTGATCTATCGGCAGATGACGCCGCGCCCCGCCGCCAGGCGCGCCGGCCTGATCATCGCCGCGGCCATGGTCCTGGCCGGGCTCGCCGCCGACGGGGACAAGCTCATCGACCCCCTCCACCCGGTGCTCGCCGTCGCCCTGCTCGCCGCGGGGCTCCTCGTGGCCGCGGGTCTCGGCGCGCTGCGGGCGGCGACCACCCGCGTCTGGCTCGACCAGCACGGCGTGGCGTGGTCGCAGGGCACCGTCATGACGCTGCTCGCGTGGGTGGGTTCCATCGCCGTCCGGGTCGCGATGATCTTCCTGACCGCCGTCCTCGGCGTGGCCTCGTCCCAGGGCTCCGTGCTCCTGTTCATCGGGGTGACCCTCGGCGTGCAGTTCCTCATGGTCGCCCGCCGGGCGAGCGCCCTGCCCGGCACCGCCGTCCCCGGTCTCCAGGCGGCCCGCTAACGTCGGGACGTGCTCAGACGTGACCGCTCACACCCTCCCGGCCACCCGGACGGGAGCCGGGGAGGCTCGGAGGCCCACCGCAGGAACGCGATCGCCGGCGGGTGCCTGCTGGCGGCGGTCACCGCGATGCTGATCGGCGGGCAGGCGACCACCGCGCCGGGATTCGGCCCGACGGGCGAGCGGCTCGCCGTCACCGTGCTGACCGCCGCCATCGCCGTCGTCCTGGCCACGATGATCGTGCTCCGGCTGTGGCCGGCCGTGCTCCCGCGCCGCCGGGACACGGGTCGCGTGCAGGCCGTTCTTCTCGGCCTCGTCATCGTGCCGGCCCTCGTCCTCGACGCGATCTCGAAGGGTGGCAGCCCGGCCGTCGCCGTGGTCATGTTCGCGACCGGAGCGGCGGCTGTGCGGCATCCGCTCAGCCGGTCGCTGCCGATCCTGCTGCTCGCCCTGGCGGGGCTCGGGGCGGTCACCATGGGCGTCATGTCACCCGTGGCTCCCGCCGGACCGGCCGATCGCGGCGTCAGCCTGGGCGTGTCGCTCTGCGTGGTCTTCACGGTCGCCTACGCGATCAGGCAGCGCAGGGCCGCGACCGCCGCGCAGGCGGGCGAGGCCGTGCTGGCCGAACGCGCCAGGATCGCCAGGGAGATCCACGACATCCTCGCGCA
Proteins encoded in this region:
- the sucD gene encoding succinate--CoA ligase subunit alpha, whose amino-acid sequence is MAIWLTENSKIIVQGMTGGEGTKHTRRMLAAGVKVVGGVNARKAGITHEGLPVFGTVKEAMEQTGADVSVVFVPPAATKAAVREAIDAEIPLCVVITEGVPVHDTTEFWAYAVSKGNKTRIIGPNCPGIASPGVSNAGIIPADITTKGRVGLVSKSGTLTYQLMYELRDIGFSTCVGIGGDPVIGTTHIDALQAFQEDPETDAIVMIGEIGGDAEERAAAYIDEHVTKPVVAYVAGFTAPEGKTMGHAGAIVSGSAGTAQAKKEALEKVGVRVGRTPSETARLMREIMSSR
- a CDS encoding cell division protein PerM, which gives rise to MTGLLDQFRTAPRAVLGRGGDDEETRRPLPVSGMLAAVGTLGVGLAVLTTVTLIGWMAAPRGPFGEGLPGVFRTACQLWLAAHHAGFAIPGGRVGLLPIGLMILPGALLYRAGLWMARDADLRLRMPARLPKGTPRDVENARRRAQLVLIAQAGISLAAPYALLAGVIALVSGNEIMRPFLGEALVSHLLLAFVTGSVATARTIGPWRSMLRLLPERPRSLVSGTAVAISVMLLAGAVLVLGAVVVNFARIEQMSEVLSPGVVGGLLLLLLEVLYFFNAVIWGMAYISGPGFAVGAGTLVAPTGVKLSAVPMLPLLGALPSSGAAPAWVMGVIAVPFAAGAVAGVVTARVAPTPSFEAAPLWGFVCGVTTGLVAGTLAALSGGPLGGAGLAAVGPSPWEVALSVALEVGVAAGISAGIANWWLISRRPATPPEPVRKAGAVIAKAAGRVRPARGAHLPGHWLDATEADTQPIPVIRDDWTDEHAAAAAETFDDMSARRPGGTSRDPGAPRKPAASPPPEPRKDIVDETDDRGGHVIYVDPYAWDRD
- the purN gene encoding phosphoribosylglycinamide formyltransferase, which translates into the protein MSFRLVVLVSGSGTNLQALLDAATDHAFGATVVAVGADRTGIEGLIRAERAGVPTFVERVGDHPDREKWDESLAERIAEHKPDLVVSAGFMKILGPRVLGAFPVVNTHPALLPAFPGAHAVRDALAYGVRVTGCTVHLVDAGVDTGPVIAQEAVAVREGDDEESLHERIKGVERGLLVETVGRMAREGWTLTGRTVRLGPGRVAGEAGHGPTPGRTTK
- a CDS encoding helix-turn-helix domain-containing protein, with the translated sequence MEENTAVEEISRLYPAVHRRLRTSGRLLPGRDLTARMVSVLRHLVSYGPLTVGDLAGRLRLSRAATTELLDRVETRGLVARTRDQRDRRRVYVRVTEAGRAAAGGEGRDDAGRDDPLTAAVRTMTPQERQGLVDGLRALLRERPGGG
- a CDS encoding cobalamin B12-binding domain-containing protein; translated protein: MAGRIRVVVAKPGLDGHDRGVKVVARALRDAGMEVIYTGLHQTPEQIVRTAIQEDAAAIGLSILSGAHMTLFARLFEVLREEGAEDIVVFGGGIIPDADIPELTTMGVARIFTPGSTTQEIVEWVRSAVPATV
- the purH gene encoding bifunctional phosphoribosylaminoimidazolecarboxamide formyltransferase/IMP cyclohydrolase, producing the protein MTRIAIRRALITVYDKTGLEDLARGLEAAGVEIVSTGGTAAAIASYGVPVTKVESLTGFPECLDGRVKTLHPRVHAGLLADGDNPAHVKQLEELEIEAFQLAVVNLYPFAATVASGASDAECVEQIDIGGPAMIRAAAKNHGTVAVVVDPAAYGEVLAAVAEGGFTLTERRRLAATAYAHTAAYDVAVASWFANVYAPEGDWPSFMGAAWKRKAALRYGENPHQGAALYTGGEDGLANAEQLHGKEMSYNNYVDADAAWRAAWDFDEPCVAIIKHANPCGIAVGADVAEAHRKAHECDPVSAYGGVIAVNREVTRALAEQIAPIFTEVVVAPSFAADALEVLREKKNIRLLACPQGPSNAAEYRRIDGGLLVQTVDRVDAPGDDPSTWELKAGEAASPEVLADLAFAWRACRSVKSNAILLASGGATVGVGMGQVNRVDSARLAVSRAGERAAGSVGASDAYFPFPDGLQVLAEAGVKAIVEPGGSIRDDAVIEAAKEAGITLYFTGTRHFFH
- the sucC gene encoding ADP-forming succinate--CoA ligase subunit beta produces the protein MDLFEHQAKELFAEYGIPVPRGIVAHTAEEARAAAEQLTGRVVVKAQVKTGGRGKAGGVKVADDAADAQAKAAQILGMDIKGHTVHKVLIEEASQIAEEYYFSFLLDRANRTFLAICSASGGMDIEEVAHTAPEKVAKVPVSPLTGVDRAKAREIAVAGGLPQQALDGAAELIEKLWAVFVDEDASLVEVNPMILSADGQVKALDGKVTLDDNANFRQAEHVAYVDKAAEDPLEARAKEKHLNYVKLDGNVGIIGNGAGLVMSTLDVVAYAGEEFPGQPKPANFLDIGGGASAEVMANGLEIILSDPSVKSVFVNVFGGITACDAVANGIVSAFELLQSRGEEVTHPLVVRLDGNNAALGRQILADAALPRVELVDTMDEAAKRAAQLAAVGA